The Metabacillus schmidteae genome has a segment encoding these proteins:
- a CDS encoding AraC family transcriptional regulator, which produces MDSLKNMNDAIMYIEDHLTDEIDVKEVARRTLCSEFHFKKMFSLLAGIPLSEYIRRRRLTLAAFELTHNQMKVIDAAVTFGYSSADSFTRAFQQLHGITPSEAKQNGQSLKAFPPMTFQLTIKGGSEMNYRIEEKAPFTIIGLMRRVPIVFQGENPDITAMTKSITPEKIHQLKQLSNIEPKGIISASTNFSEERMEEKGELDHYIGVATTRDCPENFSQLEVPALTWAVFESVGPFPNKLQETWGRIYSEWFPSSSYQQVEGPEILWNENNNYSSPTFRSEIWIPIQKK; this is translated from the coding sequence ATGGATTCGCTGAAAAATATGAATGATGCCATAATGTATATTGAAGATCATCTTACAGATGAAATTGACGTAAAGGAAGTTGCTAGACGGACACTGTGTTCTGAATTTCACTTTAAAAAAATGTTTTCCCTGCTGGCGGGTATTCCTTTATCCGAATACATCCGCAGGAGGCGCTTAACCCTTGCAGCTTTTGAACTTACACATAATCAAATGAAAGTGATCGATGCCGCCGTTACATTTGGTTATTCTTCGGCTGATTCCTTTACAAGAGCATTTCAGCAATTACATGGCATAACACCATCAGAAGCAAAACAGAATGGTCAATCATTAAAAGCTTTCCCGCCAATGACCTTCCAGTTAACCATTAAGGGAGGAAGCGAAATGAATTATCGAATTGAAGAAAAAGCACCATTTACTATTATAGGATTGATGAGGCGAGTTCCCATTGTTTTTCAAGGGGAAAACCCGGACATCACTGCCATGACAAAATCAATCACACCTGAAAAGATTCATCAATTAAAACAACTTTCAAATATTGAACCAAAGGGCATCATCAGTGCTTCAACTAATTTCTCAGAAGAGCGGATGGAGGAAAAGGGTGAACTTGATCATTATATTGGTGTTGCAACTACAAGAGATTGTCCTGAAAACTTTTCTCAACTTGAGGTTCCAGCTTTAACTTGGGCTGTGTTTGAGTCTGTTGGACCATTTCCAAATAAGCTTCAGGAAACATGGGGGCGCATTTATTCAGAATGGTTTCCATCTTCAAGCTATCAACAAGTAGAAGGGCCTGAAATCCTGTGGAATGAAAACAATAAC
- a CDS encoding flavin-containing monooxygenase yields MYDTIIIGAGQAGLAVGYYLKQFNKNFILLDKGHEVGESWKERYDSLVLFTPRMYSGLPGMKFQGELHSLPTKGEVVDYLGDYAEKFNIPIHFQTEVESVSKMDGHFFIETNKGEYVAKNLVIATGPFHIPSIPPLSKKLSGSINQLHSSHYRNPKQLVDGNVLVVGGGNSGAQIAVEISKERETFLAVSQKLSYFPLFLLGKSIFWWFDKLGILKATNTSFLGQLIQKRGDPIFGFELKDVIKQGNIKLKKRVTDGNQHKVFFEDSSELEIQNIIWATGFKTDFSWLKIDHVMNHKGHVIHNRGVTNIKGLYLIGLPWQYRRGSALLEGVGYDAEYIVEKINSPQN; encoded by the coding sequence TTGTACGACACAATTATAATAGGAGCAGGTCAAGCAGGCCTTGCTGTTGGTTATTATCTTAAGCAGTTTAACAAAAATTTCATTCTTTTAGATAAAGGTCATGAGGTTGGTGAGAGTTGGAAAGAAAGATATGATTCATTAGTGTTATTTACTCCTCGAATGTATAGTGGCTTACCGGGTATGAAATTTCAAGGTGAGTTACATAGTTTACCAACTAAAGGTGAAGTAGTGGATTACTTGGGGGATTATGCTGAGAAGTTCAACATTCCTATTCATTTTCAAACAGAAGTTGAAAGTGTTTCAAAAATGGACGGTCATTTTTTTATTGAGACAAATAAAGGTGAATATGTAGCAAAAAATCTTGTTATTGCAACAGGTCCTTTCCACATACCATCTATTCCACCATTATCAAAGAAATTATCAGGCAGTATCAATCAACTTCACTCATCACATTATAGAAATCCAAAACAATTGGTTGATGGAAATGTTTTAGTCGTTGGTGGTGGAAATAGCGGTGCACAAATTGCTGTTGAAATTTCCAAAGAAAGAGAGACATTTTTAGCTGTTAGTCAAAAATTAAGTTACTTTCCTTTATTCCTATTGGGAAAGAGTATTTTCTGGTGGTTTGATAAGCTAGGAATCTTAAAAGCGACGAATACATCTTTTTTAGGGCAACTCATTCAAAAAAGAGGGGATCCTATCTTTGGATTTGAATTAAAAGATGTGATAAAACAAGGAAATATTAAATTGAAGAAACGTGTAACAGATGGGAATCAACACAAAGTATTTTTTGAGGATTCATCTGAACTGGAAATTCAAAATATCATATGGGCTACAGGTTTTAAAACTGATTTTTCCTGGTTGAAAATAGATCATGTTATGAATCATAAAGGACATGTCATACATAACCGTGGTGTAACAAATATAAAAGGGCTATACCTTATCGGTCTCCCATGGCAATATCGTCGTGGTTCTGCATTATTGGAAGGAGTAGGATATGATGCAGAGTACATTGTTGAGAAAATAAATAGTCCCCAAAATTAA
- a CDS encoding biofilm-forming protein yields the protein MMKKGLQNSSLEQQRNDHETESAFKNEGAKQKNKGAKK from the coding sequence ATAATGAAAAAAGGTCTCCAAAATTCAAGTCTTGAGCAACAAAGAAATGATCATGAAACAGAATCAGCGTTTAAAAATGAGGGAGCAAAACAAAAGAACAAAGGGGCTAAAAAGTAA
- a CDS encoding LLM class flavin-dependent oxidoreductase: MEIGISTFVETTPDVKTGEVISHAQRIREVVEEIILADQVGLDVFGVGEHHREDYAASNPAIILAAAAPQTKNIRLTSAVTVLSSADPVRVFQDFATLDGISNGRAEIMAGRGSFIESFPLFGYDLQDYDELFEEKLELLLNIRDSEKVTWRGGHRPAIQNRGVYPRPVQDPLPVWIGSGGNSESVVRAGILGLPLVLAIIGGSPIQFEPLVQLYKKAVAHGGHNISKLTIASHSHGFIAETTEKAADKFFPSTQQAMNKLGKERGWGPYTRASFDAARSSNGALYVGDPNTVAEKIIHLRKNVGITRFLLHVPVGTMPHDDVMRAIELLGKEVAPKVREEIAEWEAQGGVK, encoded by the coding sequence ATGGAAATAGGGATTAGTACATTTGTTGAAACAACACCAGACGTAAAAACTGGTGAAGTGATTAGCCATGCTCAGCGAATTCGGGAAGTAGTAGAGGAAATCATTTTAGCTGATCAAGTAGGATTGGATGTATTTGGAGTTGGCGAGCACCATCGGGAGGATTACGCTGCTTCTAATCCAGCAATCATTCTAGCGGCGGCTGCACCTCAAACGAAAAACATTCGATTAACAAGTGCTGTAACAGTTCTTTCGTCAGCTGATCCAGTCCGAGTGTTTCAGGATTTTGCGACACTTGATGGGATATCGAATGGACGAGCAGAAATTATGGCAGGCAGAGGTTCCTTTATTGAATCTTTCCCATTATTTGGTTACGATTTGCAAGATTATGATGAATTATTTGAAGAAAAACTTGAATTGTTACTAAATATAAGAGATTCTGAGAAAGTAACATGGAGAGGCGGTCACAGGCCGGCGATTCAAAACAGAGGGGTGTATCCAAGACCTGTTCAAGATCCGCTTCCCGTGTGGATAGGCAGCGGGGGTAACTCTGAATCAGTTGTCCGTGCGGGTATTCTTGGACTACCATTAGTGTTAGCTATTATCGGTGGAAGTCCAATTCAATTTGAACCATTGGTCCAACTATATAAAAAAGCAGTCGCACATGGAGGACATAATATCTCAAAACTAACAATTGCCTCTCATTCTCACGGCTTTATTGCTGAAACGACTGAAAAGGCAGCAGATAAATTTTTCCCTTCCACACAACAAGCGATGAATAAACTTGGAAAGGAACGTGGATGGGGACCTTATACCAGAGCAAGCTTTGATGCTGCACGCAGTTCAAATGGAGCTCTGTATGTAGGGGATCCAAATACCGTTGCGGAGAAAATTATTCACCTTCGCAAAAATGTTGGAATTACAAGATTTTTGCTTCATGTACCTGTAGGGACAATGCCTCATGATGATGTGATGAGAGCAATTGAATTATTAGGAAAAGAAGTTGCACCGAAAGTTCGTGAGGAAATTGCTGAATGGGAAGCTCAAGGTGGAGTGAAATAA
- a CDS encoding SRPBCC family protein, protein MVDVRTDIEINQPISIVSDYATNPDHAPEWYVNIHSAEWKTPKPLTIGSQIAFKANFLGRDLAYVYEIEEYEPGKKLVMKTTNGPFPMETIYTWEEIDSGRTRMTLRNKGIPSGFSKLFTPVMATMMKKANKKDLEKIKLILETK, encoded by the coding sequence ATGGTAGACGTACGAACAGACATAGAAATTAATCAACCGATTTCCATCGTTTCAGATTATGCAACAAATCCGGATCATGCTCCTGAATGGTATGTGAATATTCATTCTGCTGAGTGGAAAACTCCAAAACCCCTTACAATAGGTAGTCAAATTGCATTTAAAGCTAATTTTCTAGGACGGGACTTAGCATATGTATACGAAATTGAAGAGTATGAACCAGGAAAAAAATTAGTCATGAAAACTACAAACGGGCCATTTCCGATGGAAACAATTTATACCTGGGAGGAAATAGATTCGGGGCGGACACGTATGACATTACGGAATAAAGGAATTCCATCCGGCTTTTCAAAACTCTTTACACCAGTTATGGCAACGATGATGAAAAAAGCGAATAAAAAAGACTTAGAGAAAATAAAGCTTATACTCGAAACAAAATAA
- a CDS encoding DUF421 domain-containing protein, translating into MELLLKIFVIYLLTIMIMRLMGKSTIIQMTPYDLVAIIIVGTVASEPLISTEFLPTVYALGILVIIHILFSKLTLWQWGNRFFLGEPTILIKHGEFVEDNIEKSRLSIAQILSILRSQGFPKVSDIDYAILEPIGEISVIAKPENTPVTVQHLQIQIKDEGLPISVIIDRRIQVRNLKLLGKNKEWLKDKLKEQNLTEKDIFYAYVNEKTKSLIIKKRISNV; encoded by the coding sequence ATGGAGCTGCTCCTCAAGATTTTTGTTATTTACCTTTTAACGATTATGATCATGAGGTTAATGGGGAAATCCACCATCATTCAAATGACACCATATGATTTAGTTGCAATCATAATTGTGGGTACAGTTGCATCAGAACCCCTCATTAGCACAGAGTTTCTTCCTACTGTTTATGCTCTAGGAATTCTTGTCATCATCCATATATTGTTCTCGAAGCTTACATTATGGCAATGGGGAAACCGATTTTTTTTGGGAGAACCTACAATTTTAATTAAGCATGGAGAATTTGTTGAAGATAATATCGAAAAATCAAGGCTCTCCATTGCACAAATATTATCTATTTTAAGAAGTCAGGGTTTTCCAAAGGTATCTGATATTGACTATGCAATTTTAGAGCCAATTGGAGAAATTAGTGTCATAGCAAAACCTGAAAATACACCGGTAACTGTCCAGCATCTGCAAATTCAAATCAAAGATGAAGGGCTACCTATTTCGGTTATTATTGATAGAAGAATTCAAGTGCGTAATTTGAAATTATTAGGCAAAAACAAGGAATGGCTCAAAGATAAATTAAAAGAACAAAACCTCACGGAAAAAGATATCTTTTACGCCTATGTGAATGAAAAAACAAAAAGCTTAATTATTAAGAAAAGGATCAGTAATGTGTGA
- a CDS encoding LLM class flavin-dependent oxidoreductase, producing MSNIQIPVSVLNLVPIREGEDSKAAIDSMVELAQATEAMGYSRYWIAEHHNTSTLVSSATSILMKHTLEHTNKIRVGSGGIMLPNHSPLVVAEQFGTMATIYPNRLDLGLGRAPGTDMMTASALRRSQNDSVYTFPDDVNALLTYFGPLEEQEYVKAFPGVETNIPIYILGSSTDSAYLAAKLGLPYVFASHFAPRYMEEAISIYRSRFQPSEYLDKPYMMVCLNVIAAESDEEARREQTTMQQFFLNVVRGTQSPLRPPVDSMDTIWQPHEREMSMAMSSVTLLGSKNSIKDQLTSFQEKYNVDEIMAVSYIFDQEKQKRSYEILKEVVDGK from the coding sequence ATGTCAAATATACAAATTCCTGTTTCAGTGTTAAATTTAGTGCCTATTCGTGAAGGTGAGGACAGCAAAGCAGCAATCGATTCAATGGTTGAGTTAGCTCAAGCTACAGAAGCAATGGGTTATTCTCGTTATTGGATTGCTGAGCATCATAACACGTCAACTTTAGTAAGCTCAGCCACTTCTATCTTAATGAAACATACGTTAGAACATACAAATAAAATCCGTGTTGGATCCGGTGGAATCATGCTGCCAAATCATTCACCTCTAGTTGTGGCCGAACAATTTGGAACGATGGCTACCATTTATCCTAATCGCCTAGACCTCGGCCTTGGACGTGCACCAGGTACAGATATGATGACAGCAAGTGCCCTTAGACGATCACAAAATGACTCAGTTTACACATTTCCAGATGATGTAAATGCTTTGCTTACGTATTTTGGTCCATTAGAAGAACAAGAATATGTGAAGGCATTTCCAGGAGTAGAAACTAATATACCTATATATATATTAGGTTCATCTACAGACTCTGCTTATTTAGCAGCAAAATTAGGGTTACCTTATGTGTTTGCTTCACACTTTGCACCAAGATACATGGAAGAGGCAATCTCCATTTACCGTAGTCGCTTCCAGCCATCTGAATACTTAGATAAACCATATATGATGGTTTGCTTGAATGTAATTGCAGCAGAAAGCGACGAAGAAGCAAGAAGAGAACAAACAACGATGCAGCAATTTTTCCTGAATGTTGTAAGAGGTACACAAAGTCCTTTACGTCCGCCAGTAGATAGCATGGATACTATTTGGCAGCCACATGAAAGAGAAATGTCGATGGCAATGTCAAGTGTTACTCTATTAGGATCAAAAAACTCGATTAAAGATCAATTGACAAGCTTTCAAGAAAAATACAATGTTGATGAAATTATGGCAGTATCTTATATTTTTGATCAAGAAAAACAAAAGAGATCATATGAAATATTAAAAGAAGTTGTTGATGGAAAATAA
- a CDS encoding phosphoglycerate dehydrogenase — protein MSTTTLEKVKTIKTLNNIAEVGLNVFSKGNYAIDNDSDNPDAIVLRSFNMHSMEFENNLKAIARAGAGVNNIPVEKCTEQGIVVFNTPGANANAVKEMVLTTLMASSRNLFAGVEWTKSLEGEGDQIPKLVEAGKKQFVGKEIKGKTLGVIGLGAIGALVANDALGLDMDVIGFDPFISVDTAWNLSRKVQRAMSLEQLFANSDYITVHVPLTPDTKGMFNEETFAIMKTGVHILNFSRGELVNEENMKVALENGKVGKYVTDFPNENVIKMKNVVPIPHLGASTKESEENCAIMAARQVKDFLETGNIKNSVNFPNASLPFTGKRRVASFHKNVPNMVGQITQAISSYNLNIADMVNRSRGEYAYTMIDIDNEVNGDIIPQLEAQITKIEGIVTTRLI, from the coding sequence ATGAGTACAACAACATTAGAAAAAGTAAAAACAATTAAAACACTAAATAATATTGCAGAAGTTGGTTTAAATGTTTTTAGCAAAGGCAACTACGCAATTGATAATGATAGTGATAATCCTGATGCCATTGTTTTACGAAGCTTCAACATGCACTCAATGGAATTTGAGAACAACTTAAAAGCTATTGCACGCGCAGGTGCTGGTGTAAATAACATTCCTGTTGAAAAATGCACAGAGCAAGGAATCGTTGTATTCAATACACCTGGTGCAAATGCAAATGCGGTTAAAGAAATGGTTTTAACAACACTTATGGCTTCTTCTCGTAATTTATTTGCTGGTGTTGAATGGACGAAATCACTTGAAGGTGAAGGAGATCAAATTCCGAAGCTGGTAGAGGCAGGTAAGAAACAATTCGTTGGTAAAGAGATTAAAGGGAAAACTCTAGGGGTTATCGGGTTAGGTGCAATCGGTGCACTTGTAGCGAACGATGCACTTGGATTAGATATGGACGTAATTGGTTTTGACCCATTCATTTCAGTTGATACAGCTTGGAATTTATCTCGTAAAGTACAGCGTGCAATGAGCCTGGAGCAATTATTTGCAAACTCTGATTACATTACAGTTCACGTTCCATTAACTCCAGATACAAAAGGAATGTTCAATGAAGAAACATTTGCGATTATGAAGACAGGTGTTCACATCTTAAACTTCTCTCGTGGTGAGTTAGTAAATGAAGAGAACATGAAAGTAGCACTTGAAAATGGTAAAGTAGGCAAATATGTAACAGATTTCCCTAATGAAAATGTAATAAAAATGAAAAACGTTGTTCCAATTCCACATTTAGGTGCATCTACAAAAGAATCTGAAGAAAATTGTGCAATTATGGCTGCTCGTCAAGTAAAGGACTTTTTAGAGACTGGTAATATTAAAAACTCTGTAAACTTCCCGAATGCTTCACTACCATTCACTGGTAAGCGCCGTGTAGCGTCATTCCATAAAAATGTTCCAAACATGGTTGGTCAAATCACACAAGCGATTTCAAGTTATAACTTAAATATCGCAGACATGGTGAATAGAAGCCGTGGTGAGTATGCATACACAATGATCGACATTGATAACGAAGTTAACGGTGACATCATTCCTCAACTAGAAGCTCAAATCACAAAAATTGAAGGAATTGTGACAACTCGTTTAATTTAA
- a CDS encoding DsbA family oxidoreductase, which translates to MKIEIWSDFVCPFCYIGKRRLELALEQFPHKDQVEVEYKSFELDPHAPTHSEQGIYESLAAKYGSTVEQMKQMNKGLIQQAAELGLDFEFGQMKPTNTFNAHRLAKYAKIIGKDKELTENLLSAYFTKSKNVGDIDTLIAIAEDSGIERKKALEILSNEIEFEQDVRTDQRLAQQYGIKGVPFFLINQKYAISGAQSSETFANALQKVWEEEHQKPIFEDLTTSDQDVCSDEGCIIPKNNEK; encoded by the coding sequence ATGAAAATTGAAATTTGGTCTGATTTTGTATGTCCATTTTGTTATATAGGAAAACGTAGATTGGAACTGGCACTGGAACAATTTCCTCATAAGGATCAAGTAGAAGTTGAATATAAAAGTTTTGAATTAGATCCTCATGCACCGACACATTCAGAGCAAGGGATATATGAATCTTTAGCTGCAAAATACGGTTCAACGGTTGAACAAATGAAGCAAATGAATAAAGGACTTATACAACAAGCTGCTGAGCTAGGATTAGATTTTGAATTTGGACAAATGAAACCGACGAATACGTTCAATGCTCATCGCTTAGCGAAATATGCCAAGATAATTGGAAAAGACAAAGAACTTACGGAAAATCTATTATCAGCCTATTTTACAAAATCGAAAAATGTTGGTGATATAGACACATTGATTGCTATTGCGGAGGATTCTGGAATCGAGAGAAAAAAAGCTCTAGAGATTTTATCAAACGAAATAGAATTCGAGCAAGATGTACGAACTGACCAAAGATTAGCACAGCAATATGGAATAAAAGGGGTGCCTTTCTTTCTAATCAACCAAAAATATGCTATCTCAGGTGCACAGTCTAGTGAAACATTTGCAAATGCACTTCAAAAGGTATGGGAAGAGGAACATCAAAAACCAATATTTGAAGATCTAACAACATCTGACCAAGATGTATGTTCTGATGAAGGTTGCATCATACCCAAAAACAACGAAAAGTAA
- a CDS encoding HD-GYP domain-containing protein has product MRLVKLDHCQSGIKLGRSIYSEKGKILLTKGTELTSSFIKRLKNLGISTVYIEDLASEGIDIVESIPEELLIEATNVITEGLESIARLNGTKPTFHAMIETEKTVKTFQKIFKDIMTSLTENPSVLNLLATTKIHESHVYTHSLHVTIYSCQLAIKNSMSTKEIEEIGLGALLHDLGKIFVAPEILNKPGKLTVEEFQQMKAHSQLGFDILRKVHEIPLVVAHCALQHHERIDGKGYPRGIKGDKIHPYAKILSVADVFDAVTSHRVYRPAMLPHQGMELLYSGSGTQFDTKQLKLFKNCIAIYPQGLTVKLNDGRLGIVTKYNFHSVGRPTIRIIKNEEGQEVSPYEVDLSEIGNLTLEIVEADALL; this is encoded by the coding sequence ATGCGTTTAGTAAAATTAGATCATTGTCAATCAGGTATCAAATTAGGTAGATCCATCTACAGTGAAAAAGGAAAAATTCTTCTAACAAAAGGCACAGAGCTTACAAGTAGTTTTATAAAAAGATTGAAAAACTTAGGTATTTCCACGGTATACATAGAAGATCTAGCTTCAGAAGGTATTGACATTGTTGAGTCAATACCGGAAGAGCTTTTAATTGAAGCCACAAATGTCATTACAGAAGGGCTAGAATCAATTGCTCGGTTGAATGGAACTAAGCCTACATTTCACGCAATGATCGAAACAGAAAAAACAGTCAAAACCTTTCAAAAGATCTTTAAAGATATTATGACAAGCTTAACAGAAAATCCAAGTGTTCTTAATTTACTCGCTACAACAAAAATTCATGAAAGCCATGTTTACACACATAGCTTACATGTTACGATCTATTCTTGTCAGCTTGCCATTAAAAATAGTATGTCAACTAAGGAAATTGAAGAAATTGGTTTAGGTGCCTTATTACATGACTTAGGAAAGATTTTTGTTGCACCTGAAATATTAAATAAACCAGGAAAACTGACTGTGGAAGAATTTCAGCAAATGAAAGCACATTCTCAATTAGGGTTTGATATCCTTCGAAAAGTACATGAAATTCCATTGGTTGTGGCACATTGTGCTCTTCAGCATCATGAGCGAATTGATGGAAAAGGGTACCCAAGAGGGATCAAAGGAGACAAAATTCATCCATATGCGAAAATTTTAAGTGTAGCGGATGTTTTTGATGCTGTTACTAGTCATCGAGTCTATCGACCGGCAATGCTGCCTCATCAAGGAATGGAATTACTTTATTCAGGAAGTGGAACTCAATTTGATACAAAGCAGTTGAAGCTGTTTAAAAATTGTATTGCCATTTATCCACAAGGGCTAACAGTTAAATTAAATGATGGAAGATTAGGTATAGTCACCAAGTACAACTTTCACTCAGTAGGAAGACCAACTATTCGAATTATTAAAAATGAAGAGGGGCAAGAGGTTTCGCCTTATGAGGTGGATTTATCTGAAATAGGAAATTTAACTCTGGAAATTGTTGAGGCGGATGCGCTGTTATGA
- a CDS encoding HPr family phosphocarrier protein, with the protein MVIHFTLSDKEQVPKLNQIASKYPFDIWIHSEDRKYDATSILSLYTLPFKTELKLVVEEDVNFTGLLEDMKAFR; encoded by the coding sequence GTGGTCATTCATTTTACATTATCTGATAAAGAACAAGTACCAAAATTAAACCAAATTGCGTCAAAATATCCTTTCGATATATGGATTCATAGTGAGGATCGAAAGTATGACGCAACTTCTATCCTTTCTTTGTATACTCTACCTTTTAAAACAGAGTTAAAGTTGGTAGTTGAAGAAGATGTTAACTTTACAGGTTTACTTGAGGATATGAAGGCATTTCGATAA
- a CDS encoding manganese catalase family protein, with the protein MFYHVKELQYTAKPSKPDPVYAKKLQEVLGGQFGEISVMMQYLFQGWNCRAEGKYRDMILDIGTEEIGHVEMLATMIAQLLDGAPVQDQEEAAKDPVIEAVLGGMNPQHAIVNGLGAQPNDSVGYPWTARYSIASGNLLADFRANLNAESQGRLQVCRLYEMTTDPGVRDMLSFLIARDTMHQNQWMAAIEEIEQTQGSIVPSNFNQEFEKQDVSYSFMNFSEGEDSSAGSWANGPTLDGQANFEYVQNPEPMGQKPSLQPGPASLHGTAPEELRIRQGLGKMEPLK; encoded by the coding sequence ATGTTTTATCATGTAAAGGAATTGCAATATACCGCAAAACCTAGCAAGCCAGATCCCGTATATGCGAAGAAATTACAAGAAGTACTTGGCGGTCAATTTGGTGAGATATCTGTCATGATGCAATATCTATTCCAGGGATGGAACTGTCGTGCTGAAGGAAAATATCGTGATATGATTTTAGATATAGGAACTGAAGAAATTGGTCATGTTGAAATGCTTGCTACAATGATTGCACAGCTACTGGATGGAGCACCTGTCCAAGACCAGGAGGAGGCAGCGAAAGATCCTGTAATTGAAGCTGTTTTGGGTGGAATGAATCCTCAGCATGCAATTGTAAATGGTCTTGGTGCTCAACCGAATGACAGTGTAGGTTATCCCTGGACAGCCCGTTACTCAATTGCAAGTGGAAATCTATTAGCAGACTTTCGAGCAAATTTAAATGCAGAATCTCAAGGGAGACTGCAAGTTTGCCGACTATATGAAATGACAACAGATCCTGGTGTTAGAGATATGCTTTCATTCCTAATTGCACGTGATACCATGCATCAAAATCAATGGATGGCAGCGATTGAGGAAATTGAGCAAACACAAGGTTCTATTGTTCCAAGTAATTTTAATCAAGAGTTTGAAAAACAAGATGTATCTTATTCATTTATGAATTTCTCAGAAGGTGAAGATAGTAGCGCAGGCAGCTGGGCAAATGGACCGACTTTAGATGGACAAGCGAACTTCGAATATGTCCAAAATCCTGAACCAATGGGGCAAAAGCCATCTCTTCAGCCAGGTCCTGCCTCTTTGCATGGAACAGCTCCAGAAGAGTTAAGAATAAGACAGGGGTTAGGAAAAATGGAACCACTAAAATAA
- a CDS encoding DUF3231 family protein, with the protein MEGHHIRLTSSEIGSLWSNYVADSMFKCVFKYYLAHVEDKEIKLVLEHALDLSQQHIDVITKIFKEEEHAIPEGFTDQDVDINAPRLFSDEFFLFYTFQMTKGALVTYGAALPHTFRNDIREHFMSCISSAMELFNEASNLLLEKGLLVRSPHIPYLKEVDMVEKQSFLAGWMGEQRPLTAMEITNLFSNVQTNFMGGLLVTGFGQVARSEDVRRHMRRGKELAKKQGDVLNEYLKENDLSASTSWAAEVLTNNEPPFSDKLMTYQVAMMSAAGIGNYGTSLSASPRRDIAMQYMNFLTEVGLYAEDGANILIKHKWLERPPHAADRDSLMK; encoded by the coding sequence ATGGAAGGACATCATATTAGGCTTACATCATCAGAAATTGGATCACTTTGGAGTAATTATGTAGCAGATAGTATGTTTAAATGTGTCTTTAAATATTATTTAGCACATGTTGAAGATAAAGAAATTAAACTTGTCTTAGAGCACGCCCTTGATTTATCTCAACAACATATTGATGTCATAACAAAAATTTTTAAGGAAGAAGAGCATGCCATTCCTGAAGGATTTACAGATCAGGATGTGGATATTAATGCACCAAGGTTATTTTCCGATGAATTTTTTCTCTTTTATACATTTCAAATGACAAAGGGAGCATTAGTGACCTATGGAGCGGCACTTCCACATACATTTCGCAATGATATTCGTGAGCATTTTATGTCATGTATATCATCGGCTATGGAGCTTTTTAATGAGGCATCTAATCTTCTACTAGAAAAGGGACTATTGGTTAGGTCTCCACACATTCCATATCTTAAAGAAGTAGATATGGTTGAAAAACAAAGCTTTTTAGCAGGGTGGATGGGAGAGCAAAGACCGCTAACAGCAATGGAAATTACTAATCTTTTCTCAAATGTTCAAACAAACTTTATGGGTGGATTACTTGTCACAGGGTTTGGACAGGTTGCTCGTTCTGAGGATGTTCGTCGTCATATGAGAAGAGGAAAAGAGTTGGCAAAAAAGCAAGGTGATGTCTTAAATGAATATTTAAAAGAAAATGATCTTTCAGCATCAACATCATGGGCTGCTGAAGTACTAACAAACAATGAACCACCATTTTCGGATAAATTAATGACCTATCAGGTGGCCATGATGTCCGCAGCCGGAATTGGTAATTATGGAACATCACTATCAGCTAGTCCAAGGCGTGATATAGCGATGCAATACATGAATTTTCTCACTGAGGTTGGTTTATATGCAGAGGATGGTGCAAATATTTTGATTAAGCATAAGTGGTTGGAAAGACCTCCACATGCTGCTGACCGTGATTCATTAATGAAATAA
- a CDS encoding YozQ family protein, which yields MKKTNKTESSTIAGKTYEVEDYQASNTLSSGLATTHEQASDAYMEGEVNAVIDNVDGEDVQVKRESYKDQ from the coding sequence ATGAAAAAAACCAATAAAACTGAATCATCTACTATTGCAGGAAAAACGTATGAGGTGGAAGATTACCAAGCAAGTAATACATTATCCTCAGGCTTAGCAACAACTCATGAGCAAGCATCAGATGCATATATGGAAGGCGAAGTTAATGCTGTCATTGATAATGTTGATGGTGAGGATGTTCAAGTAAAGAGAGAGAGCTATAAAGATCAGTAA